The proteins below are encoded in one region of Reichenbachiella sp. 5M10:
- the rsmI gene encoding 16S rRNA (cytidine(1402)-2'-O)-methyltransferase: MTLDSSLYLVPTPIGNLQDITLRALETLKSVDVILAEDTRTSGVLLKHFDIKKPLKSYHIFNEHKQVEQIAENLKQGQKMALISDAGTPAISDPGFLLVRECIKQDIRIECLPGATAFVPALVNSGLPSDRFVFEGFLPQKKGRQTKLESLKEESRTMVFYESPHRLVKALGQFAEVFGPDRQASVSREITKIHEETIRGSLREIIIYYGEKKVKGEIVIVISGL; the protein is encoded by the coding sequence ATGACTTTAGACTCGTCTCTCTATCTGGTCCCGACACCAATCGGCAACCTTCAAGACATCACACTACGTGCCCTCGAAACCCTAAAAAGTGTCGATGTGATACTAGCCGAAGACACTCGCACTTCAGGGGTCTTGCTCAAGCATTTTGACATCAAAAAGCCCCTCAAGAGTTATCATATCTTCAACGAGCACAAACAAGTCGAGCAGATCGCCGAGAACCTAAAGCAGGGACAAAAGATGGCTTTGATATCCGATGCAGGAACACCTGCCATCAGTGACCCCGGGTTTCTTCTAGTCAGAGAATGTATCAAACAGGACATCCGTATCGAGTGTCTTCCTGGAGCAACTGCTTTCGTTCCAGCGTTGGTCAACTCTGGACTCCCCTCTGACCGCTTTGTATTCGAAGGATTCCTCCCTCAAAAAAAAGGAAGACAGACCAAATTAGAATCCCTCAAAGAGGAATCTCGAACGATGGTCTTTTACGAATCTCCACATCGTCTCGTCAAAGCACTAGGACAATTTGCAGAAGTATTTGGTCCAGACCGACAAGCCTCTGTCAGTCGAGAAATCACCAAAATACACGAAGAAACGATACGAGGATCTCTCCGTGAGATCATCATCTACTACGGTGAGAAAAAAGTAAAAGGAGAAATCGTCATCGTCATATCTGGTCTATGA
- a CDS encoding TRAP transporter small permease subunit translates to MNKIILLIDRLTERTGQGVSYLSLMLVILIGIDVMLRYLFNWNSSANQELEWHLFAALFLLGAAYTLKHDKHVRVDVFYSNFSPLTKSWINLIGTLLFLIPFCVVLLMTSIPFVMDAWHINESSAEPGGLPHRFIIKSTIPMCALLLLLQGIAILLHSISQILNPTTT, encoded by the coding sequence ATGAATAAAATCATCCTCCTCATCGATAGGCTGACAGAGCGGACAGGACAAGGAGTCTCATATCTCAGCCTCATGCTTGTAATCCTGATAGGCATAGATGTAATGCTACGCTACCTTTTCAACTGGAACAGTTCAGCCAATCAAGAGCTCGAATGGCATCTCTTCGCTGCACTCTTCTTACTGGGAGCAGCCTATACTCTAAAGCACGACAAACATGTACGGGTAGACGTCTTTTATTCCAACTTCTCCCCTCTCACCAAATCTTGGATCAATCTGATTGGCACACTTCTTTTTCTGATCCCCTTTTGTGTAGTCCTCCTCATGACTTCAATCCCTTTCGTGATGGATGCTTGGCACATCAACGAATCAAGCGCCGAACCCGGTGGTTTGCCTCACCGATTCATCATCAAATCTACCATTCCGATGTGTGCACTTTTGCTTCTACTACAAGGTATCGCTATACTCCTGCATTCGATATCCCAAATCCTCAACCCTACCACCACATGA
- the rpmA gene encoding 50S ribosomal protein L27 — translation MAHKKGAGSSKNGRESHSKRLGVKIFGGEKIIAGNIIVRQRGTKHHPGVNVGIGKDHTLFALTDGVVEFRKGRQNRSYVSVVSVDGVQA, via the coding sequence ATGGCACATAAGAAAGGAGCAGGTAGTTCTAAAAACGGAAGAGAATCACATAGTAAACGACTAGGGGTGAAAATCTTTGGCGGTGAGAAAATCATAGCTGGTAACATCATCGTGAGACAAAGAGGAACAAAGCACCATCCTGGCGTGAATGTTGGTATTGGTAAGGATCATACATTGTTTGCTTTGACAGACGGTGTAGTAGAATTCAGAAAAGGAAGACAAAACAGATCTTATGTCTCTGTAGTGTCTGTAGATGGCGTACAGGCGTAA
- the rplU gene encoding 50S ribosomal protein L21, with translation MYAIVDIAGKQFKVTQDQFIYAPALDGEEGASVEFDNVLLVDNDGKVNVGTPTVKGAKVTAKILSHLKDDKVIVFKKKRRKGYKKKNGHRQALTKILIETIK, from the coding sequence ATGTACGCAATAGTAGATATAGCAGGAAAGCAGTTCAAAGTAACGCAAGACCAATTCATCTATGCTCCAGCATTGGATGGTGAAGAGGGCGCTTCCGTAGAGTTTGACAATGTGTTGTTAGTAGATAACGACGGTAAAGTCAACGTAGGTACTCCAACAGTAAAGGGTGCTAAAGTAACAGCAAAAATCCTTTCTCACTTGAAGGACGACAAAGTGATCGTTTTCAAGAAGAAAAGAAGAAAAGGTTACAAGAAGAAGAATGGGCACAGACAAGCCTTGACAAAAATATTGATTGAGACCATAAAATAA
- a CDS encoding ferredoxin--NADP reductase, which produces MFGLFKKNKDKKSTIDSTNLHLTIKEVIQETKDAVSIVFEEPITGAISYQPGQYLTLISTVNGKKIRRAYSLSSSSAFDDSPTVTIKRVEGGLMSNHVSDHFKAGDIIEVMAPMGSFVLEIKPSNSKHVFLFGGGSGITPLLSITKTLLKVEPDSKVTLLYANRDQESIIFKDKLDELMAHYPKQLEVIHALENAPADWIGHTGYLTKEFIIQTLKNTQDESYQEIRYMTCGPEPMMDIVLDTLSSLSIPSELIHKESFTPAPVQEASPTDDKSDKKVIIHLDGEEHEVMVPPTKSILDAGLDQGLDMPYSCQSGLCTACRAKLVKGDIDRGNADGLTDAEKEEGYVLLCVAHAQSQDIEVEIG; this is translated from the coding sequence ATGTTTGGCTTATTCAAAAAAAACAAAGACAAGAAGAGTACTATAGACTCAACAAATCTACACCTCACCATCAAAGAAGTCATTCAAGAGACCAAAGATGCTGTTAGTATTGTTTTTGAAGAGCCAATTACGGGGGCGATCTCCTATCAACCCGGTCAATACCTGACATTGATATCCACAGTCAATGGTAAAAAAATCAGAAGAGCCTACTCTCTATCCAGTAGTTCCGCATTCGATGACAGCCCTACCGTCACCATCAAAAGAGTGGAAGGAGGGTTGATGTCCAATCACGTTAGTGATCATTTTAAAGCAGGAGACATCATTGAAGTGATGGCTCCTATGGGGTCCTTCGTGTTAGAAATCAAACCTAGCAACAGCAAGCACGTTTTTTTGTTTGGGGGAGGCAGTGGTATCACTCCACTACTCTCGATCACCAAAACCTTGCTCAAAGTAGAACCTGATAGCAAAGTCACACTACTCTATGCCAATAGGGATCAAGAATCCATCATCTTCAAAGACAAACTAGACGAACTGATGGCTCATTATCCTAAACAACTAGAAGTCATCCATGCACTAGAAAATGCTCCAGCTGACTGGATAGGCCACACAGGATACCTGACCAAAGAATTTATCATCCAAACCCTCAAAAACACTCAAGACGAGTCCTACCAAGAGATACGCTACATGACATGTGGACCTGAGCCCATGATGGACATTGTGCTCGATACACTCTCTAGCCTCTCAATACCTAGTGAACTCATACACAAGGAAAGCTTCACCCCAGCACCCGTACAAGAAGCGTCTCCTACTGATGACAAGTCTGACAAAAAGGTGATCATACATCTCGATGGGGAAGAGCATGAAGTGATGGTGCCACCGACTAAAAGTATATTGGATGCAGGACTGGATCAAGGTCTCGACATGCCCTACTCTTGCCAAAGTGGACTATGTACTGCCTGTCGCGCCAAACTAGTCAAAGGAGACATCGACCGAGGCAACGCCGATGGATTGACAGATGCCGAAAAAGAGGAAGGTTACGTATTGCTCTGTGTCGCGCATGCCCAATCCCAAGACATAGAAGTGGAGATTGGATAA
- a CDS encoding ribonucleoside-diphosphate reductase small subunit, whose product MANPSIENEPILRENKDRFVLFPIEKNDIWQFYKKAEASFWTAEEIDLSQDLKDWNNLNDGERHFITHVLAFFAASDGIVNENLAENFVSEVQYTEAKFFYGFQIAIENIHSETYSLLIDTYVKDNKEKDKLFHAVETIPCVKKKADWALRWIDNGSFAERLIAFAAVEGIFFSGSFCSIFWLKKRGLMPGLTFSNELISRDEGLHCDFACLLYNDHLVNKLSEETIKEIICDAVTIEKEFVTDAIPVKLIGMNSELMCQYIEFVADRLLMELNCDKVYNATNPFDFMEMISLQGKTNFFEKRVAEYQKAGVMNDGNDDSPKFSLDEDF is encoded by the coding sequence ATGGCAAATCCTAGCATCGAAAACGAACCAATATTGAGAGAAAACAAAGACCGGTTCGTTTTGTTCCCTATCGAGAAGAATGACATCTGGCAGTTTTACAAGAAAGCTGAAGCTAGTTTTTGGACAGCCGAAGAAATTGACCTCAGCCAAGACCTAAAAGACTGGAACAATTTAAATGATGGAGAAAGACATTTTATCACGCACGTTTTAGCGTTCTTTGCAGCTAGTGATGGGATCGTCAATGAGAACCTCGCCGAGAACTTTGTCTCCGAAGTACAGTACACCGAAGCAAAATTCTTTTATGGGTTTCAAATTGCGATTGAAAACATACACTCCGAAACCTATTCTTTGTTGATTGACACCTATGTCAAAGACAACAAGGAGAAGGATAAACTATTTCACGCAGTGGAGACTATCCCTTGCGTAAAGAAAAAAGCAGACTGGGCACTCCGATGGATCGACAATGGTTCTTTTGCTGAGCGCCTGATTGCTTTTGCTGCAGTAGAAGGTATCTTCTTCTCTGGTTCGTTCTGTTCTATCTTTTGGCTAAAAAAGAGAGGATTGATGCCAGGATTGACTTTTTCAAACGAGTTGATCTCTAGAGACGAAGGATTGCACTGCGATTTTGCTTGTTTGTTGTACAACGACCATTTGGTCAACAAACTTTCTGAGGAAACCATCAAAGAAATCATCTGTGATGCCGTAACCATAGAGAAAGAGTTTGTCACTGACGCCATCCCTGTCAAATTGATCGGAATGAACTCAGAGCTGATGTGTCAGTACATCGAGTTTGTTGCAGACAGATTGCTCATGGAGCTCAACTGTGACAAAGTATACAACGCTACCAACCCCTTTGATTTCATGGAGATGATCTCATTGCAGGGCAAGACCAATTTCTTTGAAAAAAGAGTGGCAGAATACCAAAAAGCGGGAGTCATGAACGATGGCAATGATGACTCTCCAAAATTTAGTTTAGACGAAGACTTTTAA
- a CDS encoding tetratricopeptide repeat protein, producing the protein MNKSTLFFVLCALVFQSCLKIENAGTNDGVVLESDTISHLVRIEDVNAPYTSLGGRVLTEPDLDRWTRLKRENQLEEAFEDYQTYPDSVDMIIWYGRRLSYLYRYHEAINVYSSALLANPNSYQLYRHRGHRYLTIRKMDEAIADLERAAFFIRKVPLELEPDGIPNDSNVPRSTVQFNIWYHLGLAYYIKGNFDKAVSAYKKCLLVADNHDMLVSASNWLYMTYRKIGNVEAAVALLEPIHKDMNIMENFQYHELLLMYKGEIQPHSLYDVETADQTIAQLTTGYGVGNWYYYNGKTDDAMEVFKHMMNSPYWQSFGYLGAEMELLNTLAVEE; encoded by the coding sequence ATGAATAAATCTACTCTTTTTTTTGTGCTGTGTGCGTTGGTTTTTCAGTCCTGCCTGAAGATCGAAAATGCTGGTACTAATGATGGGGTGGTATTGGAGTCAGATACAATATCTCATCTTGTTCGGATAGAGGATGTCAATGCGCCGTATACTTCACTTGGTGGTAGGGTCTTGACAGAGCCTGATTTGGATCGGTGGACACGGCTCAAGCGAGAAAACCAGCTGGAAGAGGCTTTTGAGGATTATCAGACTTATCCTGATAGCGTGGATATGATCATCTGGTATGGACGTAGACTCAGTTATCTCTATCGTTACCATGAGGCGATCAACGTTTACAGTAGTGCTTTGCTGGCCAACCCCAATTCGTATCAATTGTACCGACATAGGGGACATCGTTATCTGACGATTCGTAAAATGGATGAGGCAATTGCTGATTTGGAACGTGCCGCGTTTTTTATTCGGAAAGTTCCATTAGAGTTAGAACCAGACGGAATCCCCAATGATAGCAACGTGCCACGTAGTACCGTACAGTTCAATATCTGGTATCACTTGGGGTTGGCATATTACATTAAAGGGAATTTTGACAAGGCTGTCTCAGCTTATAAGAAATGCCTTTTGGTGGCAGATAATCATGATATGTTGGTCTCGGCATCCAATTGGTTGTATATGACTTATCGTAAAATAGGTAACGTGGAGGCTGCCGTAGCGCTTTTGGAGCCGATTCACAAGGACATGAATATCATGGAGAATTTTCAATACCATGAATTGTTACTGATGTATAAGGGGGAAATTCAACCCCATAGTTTGTACGATGTAGAGACGGCGGATCAGACAATCGCACAACTCACGACAGGCTATGGAGTAGGCAACTGGTACTACTACAATGGTAAAACAGATGACGCGATGGAGGTCTTCAAGCACATGATGAATAGTCCCTATTGGCAGTCCTTTGGGTACCTAGGGGCAGAGATGGAATTGTTGAATACCCTTGCTGTAGAGGAATAG
- a CDS encoding TRAP transporter large permease subunit — MITDYLPLLLFALVFILILFGYPVAFTLGGLSILAGVIMYDMDFFYLLSLRIYGTMHNFVLVAVPLFVFMGIMLEKSGLAESLLETMSHLFGKLKGGLALSVVIVGAMLAASTGIVGATVITMGLISLPTMLKKGYSPELATGTIASAGTLGQIIPPSIVLVLLASVLNISVGDLFTAALIPGLLLVSLYILYILVIAQLRPQSAPAITAAESAAFWSTGSRKRIIQAFVLPFALILLVLGSIFAGVASPTEAAAVGALGAIALTASQKKLSFRILKEVMKDTTFLTCMVFMILIGATSFSLVFRAMGGDKILAETITQAGLSPDLFLIAVLLVVFVAGFFIDFIEIIFIIVPVAAPIFTAMGIDLIWIGILIALNLQTSFLTPPFGFSLFYLKGVAPPEIKTGHLYRGIIPFVIIQVVLLVLVIVFPEIVTFLPYLNK, encoded by the coding sequence ATGATTACCGACTACCTCCCTTTACTCCTCTTTGCGCTGGTATTCATTCTCATCCTGTTTGGGTACCCCGTCGCCTTTACCTTGGGTGGGTTGTCGATCTTGGCAGGAGTGATCATGTATGACATGGACTTTTTTTATCTCCTCTCTCTGCGAATCTACGGGACCATGCACAACTTTGTCTTAGTAGCTGTCCCGCTCTTTGTATTTATGGGTATCATGCTGGAAAAGTCCGGTTTGGCCGAAAGTCTCTTAGAAACCATGTCACACCTCTTCGGTAAACTCAAAGGTGGACTAGCACTCTCGGTAGTCATCGTAGGGGCTATGCTCGCTGCATCGACGGGGATAGTAGGAGCGACCGTCATCACGATGGGACTCATCAGTCTACCCACCATGCTCAAAAAAGGCTACTCGCCCGAACTTGCTACAGGCACGATCGCTTCGGCTGGGACTCTAGGTCAGATCATCCCTCCCTCCATTGTGCTGGTTCTACTCGCCAGTGTCCTCAACATCTCTGTAGGTGATCTATTCACTGCAGCATTGATCCCTGGGCTACTCCTCGTAAGCCTATACATACTCTACATCCTCGTCATCGCCCAGCTACGCCCTCAATCTGCCCCCGCCATCACTGCAGCCGAAAGCGCTGCATTCTGGTCAACAGGTAGCCGAAAAAGAATCATTCAAGCATTTGTTCTGCCCTTTGCCCTGATCCTGCTCGTATTAGGCTCCATCTTTGCAGGAGTAGCCTCCCCTACCGAAGCAGCTGCTGTCGGAGCATTGGGAGCTATTGCACTCACTGCTTCTCAAAAAAAACTCAGCTTTCGCATTCTTAAAGAGGTAATGAAAGACACCACCTTTTTGACATGTATGGTATTCATGATATTGATCGGAGCGACCTCATTTTCGTTGGTATTTAGAGCCATGGGAGGGGACAAAATACTTGCAGAAACCATCACTCAAGCTGGGCTCTCTCCTGATTTGTTTCTGATTGCCGTATTGTTGGTAGTATTTGTCGCTGGCTTTTTTATCGACTTCATCGAAATCATCTTCATCATCGTCCCCGTTGCTGCACCGATATTCACCGCCATGGGTATTGATTTGATATGGATAGGCATCCTCATTGCCCTCAACCTACAAACCTCCTTTTTGACCCCTCCTTTTGGTTTTTCTCTCTTCTACCTCAAAGGAGTAGCGCCACCAGAAATCAAAACAGGTCATTTGTATCGTGGAATTATTCCTTTTGTGATAATTCAAGTAGTTTTATTGGTATTGGTGATCGTTTTCCCTGAAATCGTCACATTTCTTCCCTATTTAAACAAATAA
- a CDS encoding FtsX-like permease family protein: MSLPLFISRRYFFSKKKKNFINIIAIISMLVVSIGTAALIIVLSVFNGMEDLLRSIYGEFDAPIQVMPRQGKSFELTDDIKFEINSIDGVMGITEVIEDNALLKYNHSQMVVKIKGFSKDFIEMGRMKEAIRHGELSFGSETQPLAIVGRGIQFKLGISLRNEYTPLEFFYPKNVRPGQINPSSYYTHTRILPGAVFALEQHYDDNYVFVPIAFTEQLLDYKGKRTSVEILIEDPSQADKIQDQLTQALGDQFVVRNADQQHEDLYKTLQIEKLFVFITLSLVVAIASINIFFSLSMLVTEKKSDISLLYAMGATPAMIRKIFLTEGAIIAFIGAGSGLLLGFIIVWIQENFGVVSMGVESAVMQAYPVKLIATDFFYSAISIILITFLAAIQPSLRASNQSKFLRIK; encoded by the coding sequence ATGAGCTTGCCCCTGTTCATATCTCGACGTTACTTTTTCTCCAAAAAGAAAAAGAATTTCATCAACATCATCGCGATCATATCGATGCTCGTCGTGTCGATCGGTACCGCTGCGCTCATTATTGTACTGTCGGTATTCAATGGGATGGAAGACTTACTCCGATCGATATATGGTGAATTTGACGCACCGATACAGGTCATGCCTCGTCAGGGAAAATCCTTCGAACTCACAGATGACATCAAATTCGAGATCAACTCCATCGACGGTGTGATGGGCATCACCGAAGTAATCGAAGACAATGCACTCCTCAAATACAACCACTCGCAAATGGTAGTCAAGATCAAGGGGTTCAGCAAGGATTTCATTGAGATGGGCCGCATGAAAGAAGCAATCCGTCACGGAGAACTCTCCTTCGGAAGCGAGACACAGCCCTTAGCCATCGTCGGACGAGGGATACAGTTCAAACTAGGGATCTCCCTGCGCAACGAATACACCCCCTTGGAGTTTTTCTACCCAAAAAATGTACGCCCAGGGCAAATCAACCCCTCCAGCTACTACACTCATACACGCATTCTACCGGGCGCGGTATTCGCACTCGAACAACACTATGACGACAACTATGTCTTTGTCCCGATTGCCTTCACCGAACAACTACTTGACTACAAAGGCAAACGCACCTCTGTCGAAATCTTAATCGAAGATCCTAGCCAAGCCGATAAAATCCAAGATCAACTCACTCAAGCTCTCGGCGATCAGTTCGTTGTTAGAAACGCCGATCAACAACACGAAGACCTATACAAAACCCTGCAAATCGAAAAACTATTTGTATTCATCACACTCTCTCTAGTTGTCGCGATCGCCTCGATCAACATCTTCTTTTCTCTCTCAATGCTCGTCACCGAGAAAAAATCAGACATCAGCCTCCTATACGCTATGGGAGCCACTCCTGCCATGATTCGTAAGATCTTCTTGACTGAGGGAGCCATCATTGCTTTCATTGGAGCAGGCAGTGGACTGCTCCTTGGTTTTATCATCGTATGGATACAAGAGAATTTCGGGGTTGTATCAATGGGGGTAGAATCCGCTGTAATGCAAGCTTATCCCGTCAAACTCATCGCTACAGACTTCTTCTATAGTGCAATCAGTATCATTCTCATTACCTTTTTGGCAGCCATTCAGCCCTCTCTTCGTGCCTCCAACCAATCCAAATTTCTGCGTATCAAGTAG
- a CDS encoding 4a-hydroxytetrahydrobiopterin dehydratase, whose translation MWYEKDNQLVKIFTFKNFTEAFGFMTKVAIVAEKMDHHPNWSNVYNKVTIQLCTHDAGNVITDKDKALAEAIDQL comes from the coding sequence ATGTGGTACGAAAAAGACAATCAACTCGTCAAGATCTTTACTTTCAAAAACTTCACTGAGGCTTTTGGCTTCATGACCAAAGTCGCTATTGTTGCAGAAAAAATGGATCATCATCCCAATTGGTCCAATGTATACAACAAAGTCACGATTCAGCTCTGCACCCATGACGCTGGCAATGTAATCACAGACAAAGACAAAGCCTTGGCTGAGGCCATTGATCAATTATAA
- a CDS encoding inositol monophosphatase family protein: protein MNLKHITQEVVQLATECGGFIQQERAHFTLEHIEVKGKNVLVSYVDKEAEKMIVHRLKEILPEAGFITEENTIEEDNRALKWIIDPLDGTTNFIHGVPCYSTSIALARGEELLIGVIYDIGQSDCFHAYQGGGAYQNHEKISISPITKLSESLLATGFPYCNFDNMERYLAILNQLMQNSHGIRRMGSAAIDLVYTAMGRFEGFFEYNLNAYDVAAGALIVQEAGGLVSNFSGGKDFLFKREIVATCGIQQELLDVIKKHW, encoded by the coding sequence ATGAATCTAAAACACATCACCCAAGAAGTCGTCCAACTCGCCACCGAATGTGGGGGATTCATCCAACAAGAAAGAGCACATTTCACTCTTGAGCACATCGAGGTAAAAGGCAAAAATGTTCTCGTTTCTTACGTGGACAAGGAGGCTGAAAAAATGATCGTTCATAGGCTCAAAGAGATTTTACCAGAAGCAGGGTTTATCACTGAAGAAAACACCATCGAAGAAGATAATCGAGCGCTCAAATGGATCATTGATCCACTAGACGGTACGACTAACTTTATCCATGGGGTACCCTGCTACTCGACCAGCATCGCTTTAGCTCGTGGTGAGGAGTTGCTCATTGGTGTGATCTACGATATAGGACAAAGCGATTGCTTTCATGCCTATCAAGGTGGAGGTGCCTACCAAAACCATGAAAAGATATCCATCTCCCCCATCACCAAACTATCTGAAAGCCTCCTTGCTACAGGCTTCCCTTATTGCAACTTTGATAACATGGAGCGCTACCTCGCTATACTGAATCAACTGATGCAAAACTCCCACGGAATCAGACGAATGGGAAGTGCTGCTATAGACTTGGTGTATACCGCCATGGGCCGATTCGAAGGTTTCTTCGAGTACAATCTCAATGCCTATGATGTCGCTGCAGGAGCACTCATCGTACAAGAAGCAGGTGGACTGGTGAGTAATTTTTCGGGTGGAAAAGACTTCCTTTTCAAACGCGAAATAGTTGCTACATGTGGCATCCAGCAAGAGCTTTTGGACGTTATAAAAAAACATTGGTAA